GAGGACTGCCTGAGTCGAGAAGCTATATTGAATAAAATTTTGGATTAAAGAATTGTATTAATAAAGTTTTAAAAGATTTGAACTTATCCAATTATTTCTGAAACCTTGTCTTGATCCCTTATTAAAATTGTGCAGAGGAAACTGAACACATCGCTTCCACAATTATCCTCCTCCAATGCTATCTTATATCTCAGATAATCTCAGCTGTAATTAACATGGCAtgtaattcctgtatcttttaagCCTTCACTCTCAATGATGTTGGTGTGCGTCACCAGCAAGATCAGCCTTTGTCCATATATCTCCATTCCGGATTGAGTTAAATTCCAACCCAGTCTTGAAGCTCTGTCTCAACTGTTTTGCCCTCTTCGCTGTTACCAGTAACTGACTTGAAGTTCTTCCCTGGCAAAAGTTCTTTCGATTCTGCTTTGTAATTACTGGCCCTTGTTGCAAAACTCTGCATGGTTCATACAGGATTTCCTTTTTACCTAAGTAATCATAACCTTGTTTGGCCCTTAATACTCCTTCCTCCTGAAATCACATTTGACTCGCATTGCTCAACCAAAGCCAATATTGCCTACCTTAGACTTCTTGGTCCCCAATCCTGTAATATATTTCTTGAGTTATATCTTGAACATTGAACTGGAATTTCCTATATCTGGCTGATTAACAAAAAATACATTTCATTGTACTGGCTTGTGTTCGACAATGAAGTGAGATGGTATAAGAACCTTGCATCGGAGAAGAAAAATCTTGGCTCAAGGTGGTGGGCAGTGAGAGTTGTCATACTTTTAATTGCTGCTTGGATGTTAATTTAACATATTAGAATTGGAACTAAGCCATGTAACTATGTTTGAAGTCATACATTTTCTATGTGTTGATTAATTCTTGGGTGAAACTCTTGCTTGCAGCTCAGTTGAACATTGGCAATGTCCTTCCTGTGGGAACCATGCCAGAAGGCACCATTGTGTGCTGTTTGGAGGAGAAGCCAGGTGACCGTGGCAAACTTGCCCGTGCGTCTGGGAATTACGCTACAGTCATCTCCCACAATCCTGAGACCAAGAAAAGTCGTGTCAAGTTGCCATCCGGTTCTAAGAAAGTAATTTCTTCTGCTAACAGAGCTATTGTTGGTAAGATTTAGTTTACTGTCCTGTTTATTTCACATTGAGTTTTCAAAAATGTTTTTATGCAAATTAAATTAGGTTTTATAGTTAATATTTACACAGTaatttctatatattttttaatacatttacCTTTGCTTATTTAAACTATGTAATAATTAAAATAAGTAACATATAACGCAAGCTGGGTATTTCTGAACAAAGTTTTTACTTCCAATGCAGGTGTTGTTGCTGGAGGTGGTCGTATTGATAAACCAATCTTGAAGGCTGGTCGGGCTTATCACAAATACAAGGCCAAGAGAAACTGCTGGCCACGTGTGCGTGGTGTGGCAATGAATGTAGGTTTAAATAATATAACTAAGCAGTTATGTTTATCAATTCATTTGTTTCTCTCCCAGTCTCAATCTGATTAAGCTATTGTCTTGTCCACGTTTCCAAGTTATTCTTTCCTCTTTCACAGCATTTAGACTTTTTAAAAACTGCTAAACTTGTCTTGGCAAACAATTGTCCTTACCCGTTTCAGATTTGTGCCCAGTTCTCATATTGAAGTTGCTTCAGCTAGGTTTCTTTCCCTAACAATAGATTTAAACAATGTCATGTGATTCAGATTGTTGCAGTAGTACAGTATGGGCATGTTGTTATGCCACCTTTGTTATAGTCAACAACCAATTAATCTAGCTGCTCTTCCTCTATTTATCCAGCCAAATTATATCAGTTAGAGGCAGAGAATCTCCAGCATTGAAGGTCTCAACACTGCATGATTCCTTCTGGAGTCTACCCAGTTAATTGCCTGCTGTTCCTTATTTATTGATTGCTGAGCAATACCATTCacatttgtttttatgtgtatatCTCTTTACCAATGTCCAAAAAAAGCTGAAGTGCTGTCTTTTTGCAACATGATGTCTTTGACCCATCATTGGTGGCTATGCATTCTATCAAATATGCACTGAACTTCCTTTACTACCTCACTCCTTGGCCAAACAACATGCAGTTTAAACTTTTACTTGGTTACACCCATGAAAATAAAATCTTATTTAAATACAAATGTAAACTTTAGTTTTAGATTATTTTGGACTGTTATTTTTGAATTACATTTCTGGATTTAATGAGTAGGAAGAATTCAAAATTTGAAGTTTTGAAATTCTTAGATAATTCTTAGTGTCTGTGTGGTTAATGTCTAATAGGCACACTCAATTTTGCTGTGTGTGGAAGAGTTCACCTTAAATTAATGCAGGGAGAAAACTGTCACTGATCTGCATGTGGTTAGAAGCATTGAGATAGTTCACATGTTGTGTTGAGGTGGAAAATTCTTACGGTTGCAGGAAATGGAGATTTGAGGATTCTGATAAACTTACCAAgattgtgaaaagcttttgcccaAAAACCTTTTCATTGTATACATGACAAACTAAATCTTACATTTGAGTTGCAAAATATGAAAAGAATAGTGAGATACCACCATGGGAATGGATTTATTGTGATCCTGTTTTTAATAGCCAAGAGATTTTCTGACACGAACATAATAGATAAGAAATTAGTGAAATAAAAGAATTCTAGGTGGCCAAGTGAGTAAAAATGTCAAACTGAGAATGTATCTCTATATAGCATTCTAGCAATAATTAAACCAGACACATTAACTGACAGAAATAATGCAGAGGTTTTTATAATCTGATTTTATTTCTTCCACAGCCTGTAGAACATCCCTTTGGTGGTGGTAACCACCAGCACATTGGGAAGCCGTCAACTATTAGAAGAGATGCTCCAGCTGGTCGCAAAGTTGGTCTTATTGCAGCTCGTCGTACTGGTAGACTTCGCGGTACCAAAACtgtccaagagaaagaaaattaATTTCTTGGTGTGATATGTCCCTATTTGTCCCAATAAAAATATCTTAAAATCCATTTGTTTTTGTTAAATTCCTGTTAATGTTCAAATAAGAATATGTACATCCAATTTAAAGCAATCAAGTGCAACAAACTAAATTTTAGTTGTTCCAATATTGGGAACAAGTAGGTAGTGCAAAATTTGATAGTGCAATCATTACTACTCAAGGTAGAGATAAATAAGGACTGGATCTCCCATTGCTTCAATAATTCAGTTGATCATTTCACTCCATATTCAGGTGCGTTTAGGTCATTTCCTTTCGCAACCCAATGTGTAAGTTA
The Amblyraja radiata isolate CabotCenter1 chromosome 14, sAmbRad1.1.pri, whole genome shotgun sequence DNA segment above includes these coding regions:
- the rpl8 gene encoding 60S ribosomal protein L8, which gives rise to MGRVIRGQRKGAGSVFKAHVKHRKGPAKLRAVDFAERHGYIKGIVKDIIHDPGRGAPLAKVVFRDPYRFKRRTELFVAAEGIHTGQFIYCGKKAQLNIGNVLPVGTMPEGTIVCCLEEKPGDRGKLARASGNYATVISHNPETKKSRVKLPSGSKKVISSANRAIVGVVAGGGRIDKPILKAGRAYHKYKAKRNCWPRVRGVAMNPVEHPFGGGNHQHIGKPSTIRRDAPAGRKVGLIAARRTGRLRGTKTVQEKEN